Proteins co-encoded in one Corylus avellana chromosome ca9, CavTom2PMs-1.0 genomic window:
- the LOC132192367 gene encoding uncharacterized protein LOC132192367, with translation MKLSTKPISSPGRTDKFPPPLMRFLRSNVGSRSRGRSRTSPMFVRKKNAAIETQEPSSPKVTCMGQVRVKRSSKQAATAGPGRPCRAGAPTKGWCKWLRNALFCHHIARKIKSKSCRPAWRKCVLFFKVGFRRKAKIREHSPKVEEQKFGNNSELSEQADEEDEKEAAKVFVCDSSSPPKNALLLTRCRSAPYRSSSLASRFWGSPLMAEETQRAEQENREEHAETEKPTLDQESRIGPETEGKLDFLKEFEGRPITERFLKSENLEQLKAGEAVDSVQPLILTRCKSEPARTAEKLYADMNFWKQSRLGLTDSHSPYVL, from the coding sequence ATGAAGCTATCCACAAAACCCATATCGAGTCCGGGTCGGACCGACAAGTTCCCGCCGCCATTGATGAGGTTTCTGAGGAGCAATGTGGGGAGCAGAAGCAGAGGCAGGTCACGTACAAGCCCGATGTTTGTTAGGAAAAAGAACGCCGCCATTGAAACACAAGAACCCTCTTCTCCGAAAGTCACATGCATGGGCCAAGTGCGCGTAAAGCGCTCCTCCAAACAAGCGGCTACAGCCGGACCCGGTCGGCCCTGTCGGGCCGGAGCCCCGACAAAAGGCTGGTGCAAGTGGCTCCGGAATGCCCTGTTCTGCCACCATATCGCCCGGAAGATCAAGTCCAAGTCGTGCCGACCCGCTTGGCGCAAGTGCGTGTTGTTTTTCAAGGTGGGGTTTCGACGAAAAGCCAAAATTCGAGAACATTCACCGAAGGTGGAGGAGCAGAAATTTGGGAATAATAGTGAATTGTCAGAGCAAGCGGACGAAGAAGATGAGAAAGAAGCAGCGAAGGTGTTTGTGTGTGATTCTTCTTCACCACCAAAGAACGCTTTGTTGTTGACTAGGTGTAGATCTGCTCCTTACAGATCTTCATCTTTAGCCAGTAGATTCTGGGGTTCACCGCTCATGGCGGAAGAAACACAGAGAGCAGAGCAGGAAAACAGAGAGGAGCACGCAGAGACTGAGAAACCGACTTTGGATCAAGAATCGAGAATAGGTCCTGAGACGGAGGGAAAGTTggattttttgaaagaatttgaAGGTCGTCCAATTACAGAACGATTCCTCAAATCCGAAAATCTCGAACAATTGAAAGCAGGGGAAGCAGTAGACTCTGTACAGCCTCTCATACTCACAAGGTGTAAATCAGAACCAGCAAGAACTGCAGAGAAGCTCTACGCAGATATGAATTTCTGGAAACAGAGCAGGTTGGGACTCACTGATTCACACTCCCCGTATGTTTtgtga